Proteins encoded within one genomic window of Brassica rapa cultivar Chiifu-401-42 chromosome A09, CAAS_Brap_v3.01, whole genome shotgun sequence:
- the LOC103841117 gene encoding uncharacterized protein LOC103841117, whose amino-acid sequence MILFLTIEEMMDMNRSRRLNFNAPFLSTKRHDVNQEKVPGQCPEASVPFCWETTPGMPKNMSHLKHDPESETPRLKLPPGRLKMHVDGENNDFDGASEGLTPARLLRLKKRDNHEHFHHRDRDMVDVLSLTQAIDMVEQPKDSVTESDDGTSGGGDSNGYLTMESTERSEDMSPSYIIERFLPDAAALAAVTSAASQRRKNRLSYLSTTVRQSCFSPKACGLHVLLPWSTKHRICGVKDTFSPSSHINLQTKFITKDN is encoded by the exons ATGATATTGTTTCTTACTATTGAAGAAATGATGGATATGAACCGATCTCGGAGGCTAAACTTCAATGCTCCCTTCTTGTCGACCAAACGCCATGATGTCAACCAAGAGAAGGTACCAGGGCAGTGTCCTGAAGCCTCTGTTCCTTTCTGTTGGGAAACTACTCCTGGAATGCCCAAGAACATGTCTCACTTGAAACATGACCCTGAATCCGAGACACCACGTCTCAAACTTCCTCCAGGAAGATTGAAG ATGCACGTTGATGGTGAAAACAATGACTTTGATGGTGCCAGTGAAGGCCTAACACCAGCTAGATTGTTGCGTTTGAAGAAACGCGACAATCACGAACATTTTCATCATAGGGACCGAGACATGGTCGATGTCTTGTCACTCACGCAAGCTATAGACATGGTCGAACAACCAAAAGATAGCGTTACGGAATCGGATGATGGAACCAGCGGAGGAGGTGACTCGAACGGCTACTTAACTATGGAGAGCACAGAGAGAAGCGAAGACATGTCACCAAGCTACATAATAGAGCGGTTTCTGCCTGATGCAGCGGCTCTGGCGGCCGTGACATCAGCGGCAAGCCAGAGGAGGAAGAATAGACTCTCTTATTTGAGTACAACAGTGAGGCAATCTTGTTTTTCACCAAAGGCTTGTGGGTTGCATGTGTTGCTGCCTTGGAGCACTAAGCATAGGATTTGTGGCGTCAAAGACACATTTTCTCCCTCTTCCCACATTAATTTGCAAACCAAGTTTATTACAAAAGATAACTAG
- the LOC103841118 gene encoding ethylene-overproduction protein 1, with the protein MQHQHNLFTTMRSLNLAEGCKGTQVYAPPPPPQPNNNATGGVGDKFLQHLQDHLRVNSIRSKSSRTYPQANVVVSPESLLPFGLPLTDLLEPRIDPSLKFPDLVDKMAQVYRRIDNCDQSERSGAYLEQCAVFKGLSDPKLFRRSLRSSRQHAIDVHAKVVLSSWLRFERREDELIGTTSMDCCGRILECPKATLVTGYDPETVYDPCLCSGGASDEVQECSTSEEALDYDMSFCIGDEEVRCVRYKIASLSRPFKAMLYGGFNEMKRGTINFTHNGISVEGMRAAEIFSRTKRLDDFPPHVVLELLKLANRFCCDEMKSSCDEHLAHLVGTLDEAMLLIEYGLEESAYLLVAACLQVFLRELPSSMHNPNVIKIFCSVEGRERLASLGHASFKLYFFLSQIAMEDDMKSNTTVMILERLVECAVESWEKQLACHQLGVVMLERKEYKDAQRWFNTAVEAGHLYSLVGVARSKFKRDHRYSAYKIINSLISDHVPTGWMHQERSLYCSGKEKLLDLDTATELDPTLTFPYKFRAVALVEENQFGAAISELNKILGFKASPDCLEMRAWISIGKEDYEGALKDIRALLTLEPNFMMFNGKIHADHMVELLRPLAQQRSQADCWMQLFDHWSTVDDIGSLAVVHDMLANDPGNSLLRFRQSLLLLRLNCQKAAMRCLRLARNHSKLKHERLVYEGWILYDTGHREEALAKAEESISTQRSFEAFFLKAYALADSTLDPKSAEYVIQLLEEALRCPSDALRKGQALNNLGSVYVDCEKLDLAGDCYTNALNIKHTRAHQGLARVYHLKNQRKAAYDEMTKLIEKAQNNASAYEKRSEYCDREMAQSDLSLATQLDPLRTYPYRYRAAVLMDDHKENEAIEELSRAISFKPDLQLLHLRAAFYDSMGEGASAIKDCEAALCIDPGHTDTLELYHKAREANTTDQK; encoded by the exons ATGCAGCATCAGCATAATCTATTCACGACAATGCGAAGTTTAAATCTTGCAGAAGGTTGCAAAGGCACACAAGTCTATGCACCCCCTCCTCCTCCACAGCCTAATAACAACGCGACCGGAGGAGTCGGTGACAAGTTCCTCCAACACCTCCAAGACCACCTCCGCGTCAACTCCATCCGATCCAAATCAAGCCGAACCTACCCTCAAGCAAACGTCGTCGTTTCACCTGAATCCCTCCTCCCTTTCGGCCTCCCTTTAACAGATCTCCTCGAGCCTCGGATCGATCCTTCCTTGAAGTTCCCCGACTTGGTCGACAAGATGGCTCAGGTCTACCGTCGGATCGACAACTGCGATCAATCGGAGAGATCCGGAGCTTACTTGGAGCAGTGCGCCGTCTTCAAAGGCTTATCGGATCCGAAGCTTTTCCGGCGGAGTCTCCGATCGTCTCGGCAGCACGCGATTGACGTTCACGCGAAGGTCGTGTTGTCCTCGTGGCTTCGATTCGAGAGGAGGGAGGACGAGCTCATCGGAACGACCTCTATGGATTGCTGCGGGAGGATCTTGGAATGCCCTAAGGCGACTCTTGTCACCGGGTACGACCCGGAAACGGTTTACGATCCGTGTCTCTGCTCCGGAGGAGCTTCCGATGAGGTTCAAGAATGCTCCACTTCTGAGGAAGCGTTGGACTACGACATGTCCTTTTGTATAGGCGACGAGGAGGTTCGTTGCGTGAGGTACAAGATTGCTTCTTTGTCAAGACCGTTCAAGGCGATGTTGTACGGAGGGTTTAACGAAATGAAGCGAGGGACGATCAACTTCACGCACAATGGAATCTCCGTTGAAGGGATGAGAGCTGCTGAGATCTTCAGCAGGACCAAGAGGTTGGATGACTTCCCTCCTCATGTAGTCTTGGAGCTCCTCAAGCTCGCGAATAGGTTCTGCTGCGATGAGATGAAGTCATCTTGCGATGAGCATCTGGCGCATCTCGTTGGGACGCTTGACGAGGCGATGCTGTTGATTGAGTATGGGTTAGAAGAGTCTGCGTACCTTCTTGTGGCGGCTTGTCTCCAGGTTTTTCTGAGAGAGTTGCCGAGCTCGATGCATAATCCGAATGTTATAAAGATCTTTTGCAGCGTTGAGGGAAGGGAGAGGTTGGCTTCTCTTGGACATGCTTCTTTTAAGTTGTACTTCTTCTTAAGCCAGATTGCTATGGAGGATGATATGAAGTCTAACACCACTGTGATGATTCTGGAGCGTTTGGTTGAATGCGCGGTGGAGAGTTGGGAGAAGCAGCTTGCGTGTCACCAGTTAGGGGTGGTGATGCTGGAGAGGAAAGAGTATAAAGATGCTCAGAGATGGTTTAACACGGCGGTCGAGGCTGGTCATCTTTACTCGCTGGTGGGAGTTGCTAGGTCTAAGTTCAAGCGTGACCATAGATACTCGGCTTATAAGATCATCAACTCGCTCATCTCGGATCACGTACCTACTGGGTGGATGCATCAGGAGAGGTCTTTGTATTGCAGCGGGAAAGAAAAGctgcttgatttggatacagcGACCGAGTTAGACCCGACTTTGACGTTCCCTTACAAGTTCAGGGCGGTGGCTTTGGTGGAGGAGAATCAGTTTGGTGCTGCCATCTCGGAGTTGAACAAGATTCTTGGATTCAAGGCCTCTCCTGACTGTCTGGAGATGAGGGCGTGGATATCTATAGGTAAGGAGGATTACGAGGGGGCTTTGAAAGATATTCGAGCGCTTTTGACATTGGAGCCGAACTTTATGATGTTTAACGGGAAAATCCATGCTGATCATATGGTGGAGCTGCTACGTCCGCTGGCTCAGCAGCGGAGCCAGGCTGATTGCTGGATGCAGCTGTTTGATCATTGGTCTACTGTTGATGATATTGGATCTCTAGCAGTTGTTCATGATATGCTTGCAAATGATCCAGGGAATAGTCTTTTGCGTTTCAGACAGTCTCTTCTTCTGCTACG GCTAAATTGTCAAAAGGCAGCAATGCGTTGTCTCAGGCTGGCTCGAAACCATTCGAAGCTGAAGCATGAGAGACTTGTGTATGAAGGATGGATATTGTATGATACAGGCCACCGAGAGGAAGCTCTGGCCAAGGCTGAGGAGTCTATTTCCACGCAAAGATCTTTCGAAGCGTTTTTCCTCAAAGCTTATGCTCTTGCTGACTCTACGCTCGACCCAAAGTCCGCAGAGTACGTAATCCAGCTCCTTGAAGAAGCACTTCGTTGCCCCTCAGATGCTCTCCGTAAGGGACAA GCTTTGAACAATCTGGGGAGCGTGTATGTGGATTGTGAGAAGCTCGATCTTGCAGGTGATTGCTATACGAACGCGCTCAACATCAAGCACACACGAGCACACCAAGGTCTTGCACGTGTTTATCATCTTAAAAACCAGCGTAAAGCTGCTTATGACGAGATGACAAAGCTAATAGAGAAAGCTCAGAACAATGCGTCGGCATATGAGAAGCGGTCTGAATATTGTGACCGTGAGATGGCACAGAGCGACCTTAGCCTAGCAACACAACTAGACCCTCTCCGTACCTATCCTTATAGATACAGAGCTGCAG TTCTTATGGATGACCACAAAGAAAATGAAGCCATAGAGGAGCTTTCGAGGGCGATATCATTTAAACCAGATCTGCAGCTGTTACATTTACGGGCAGCGTTCTATGATTCAATGGGAGAAGGAGCATCTGCCATCAAAGACTGTGAAGCAGCGTTGTGTATTGATCCAGGTCATACAGATACACTCGAGCTCTACCACAAAGCTCGTGAAGCAAATACTACCGACCAAAAGTAG